From the uncultured Methanomethylovorans sp. genome, the window CTGTTAAATATAATAAGTTGGACTGGTGACTATGAGTGTGGATGATACAATATCTGCCATTCTTATTGCTATGCTCACTAAGACCTCAGAAATGGAACGTTTCCTTATGCTTCTCGTAGTACCCATTCCATTTTATAGCTCACCCAGTCACATGCATTGCCGAGTATGATGCACTTCAGAACCATGTTGGGTTCTACTTAGCAATGGTCAACAATCTTGGGAATGCGTAACGAGGTCAGAGCACTGGTCTTGAATTCGATGTGATATGCGTTTACTTTTCGTAAGTGTCTTGGTCGATTGGGTACATGGTGGATACTTGGACAGGGGATAATAAGCATGTAATCCAAGGGGAGTGAAAGTGACCGGGGTAGGAAGGGCACCCGCCTCAATATCTTAGCGTTCAATAGTATCTCTTTAGTCAAGCCAACAATTTCATCATCATCGCACGTAGCTTATCTTCAACAAGTGTCTCAATATTATCTACCTGGCATGCTGTATTTTCTCTTGGAGCCATTATAGGACTGCTCTCGGGCTTCGTAAAGCCGTTTGCTTTCAATATAGCATCAATCAACATCACGGCATGACAGATGCACGTACACAGCAGGCATACCGGAACCTTGGACCCATACTTGAGGTAATTAGGGGTAGTGAACATCACACTTATTGGAGACTGATGGAATGTTGCGCCCCAAGTAAAGTTGTAGCTATCTCAGGTTGGTTTGCATCTACATACGTTAAGTATTAAATATCTCAACCCCATTTTATTCATTTAGACAAGAGAAGCAGACTACAACCAATGAAAATTATGGTATTGGTAAGGAAATAAGTATATGTAGAGGGTACATATGTCTATTTCAGCTATAGTGTCCATTATTCCGTTGTAAATACATATATTATATTCTCATCTTAAAGTAATATTAAATGACAAAATAACCTTGCTGATTTCGGAAATGCTCTGTAGAAATCCTCGATATTCAAGCAAGAAACCGAATTGAGATTTTTCTCAAATGTCTCTCTAGGTATCGTTAGAAAACAACTCTTTAAGGCCGAAGACATTGATTTTAATAGGTATTCTTCAGAGCCAAAATATTGTTTACTTAAATTCTCACGAATATGGAGAATTTGTACAGAGCCCTAAGAAGTGTAATTTTAAGTAGTTTTTTTTAGAAATTATAATTTTACTATTTCTACTTCATCATGTTAATCATCTACGCTCATAACATGACCTTAGTTCTTCGAATACGTCTCCTGGCTCTTTAGAATGGATATACAATTTCTCTGAAGCTCTCGTAAGACCAACGTAGACAAGTTTTTTATTGTCCAACCTATCGATGTTCAGTAAAATGCAAACTTTGTTTTCCAGGCCTTTAGAAGAATGATACGTTGTTATGATGAGCTTGTTCTTGTCAATATCCTTGGAGACTTCAGCTATCTGTTTGATGGACTCATCCAAGTGTTGATACAAGTAGTTATTACCGTTGTTTGAAGGACCAAGGACTATAATATCTTCAGGATTGTAACCGCTATTGAGAAGTTCCAAAAGAGTATTGTTTATCTCTTTATAATATCCATTGAAAAAAGTGACTGTGTTGTCCGAATCGAAGTTCTGACAAATCCCATCCCGTCCTTCATAAAACTTTTCAACTTCCTTACGTAATTCATCGGAGAGCATTAGATAATTCAATGCCATATCTATATGTGAACTACCTGAACGATATGACATTTTCAATAGCTTCGAGCGCCCGACAATATTGATACCGAGATTCTTCCAATTGTGTTCTTTCGGATTATATATACTCTGCAATCTGTCGCCGGCAAGAAAAATGTTTTCAGTTAAGTTTCCGTTCTTATCTGTGTGTTTTTTACATATTTTAAGACAGAGTTTAAACCAAATATCAAAGAAATCTTGGTATTCATCTATCAAAACAGCATCATAGAGGGGTTGTGCTTTATCAAATGCCAGATAAGGAATCATGTCATAAAAATCCTTATCTCTATTTGGAACAAATCCAACCTCTGCAATCCTCTCAGCTAAACTGTTAAATGTTGAGATCTCAAGATTTTCATAGTTAATACCCATATAACAAAGGTCTTCACGTTTGGATTCGATTTGACTTTTGATTCTTTTATTCAGAGATTTATTGTACGTTAAAATAAGTACTTTCCAATTTGGATTTTCTCTTAACAAATGAATAGCCCTTGCAATGAGTATTACTGTTTTACCGCTGCCTGGAACTCCTGTAATCATGTAATGTCCTTCAGGAATACGTCGTGCAAACTTTTCCTGCTCGTAATCCAATGTAGCAACTATCTTGTTATCTGCTGATTTAATCTTGTTATACTGCCAGATTTCTGTCTGGATTTTCTTAACCTGGATCTCAGGGAATATTTTCCCACGAACTACTGAGATTGTGTTTTTATCCAGGAAGATGGAATCGTGACCAAAAAAAGTCTCAATAGAGAGTGAAGCTAATTGGTCCGAACTGATACAATCTGTTACTGGTTGGCACAGGACTTCTTTTAAAGCTTCAAGCTCCGATGAATTCATGTTGGAAAAAACGACTTTTGAATAAAGCCTGAATCTAAGTTGCTTTTCTTCATTGAGTAAGTATGGCTCTTTGTGAAGAAGGTCCTTGAGGGCATTAAAATACTGTCGTGCTCGATAAACAGGATTGTAACGTTCCTGTCCATTAATGTCTGTTACTGTGGTTGGGGTTATGTTTTCGAGAAAAGAAAGTGACCAATCCTTTACTTCTATTATGCAGACTCCCTTATACGGATCTATCAAAATGAAATCTGGGATTAATGAATCGATTATGGGTTGAACGTCCAGATGAGCATCGTAGTCGGTAGTTGAGTAGAGAGCTCTTAGCTTGTTGAGAAGTTTAGTTTCTCCTGGCTCTAATCCCGAAATGTCGGGCTGCATTACTCTTAACGGCATCGGTATAACTCCAACTCACGAACCAATCACGATTTTATATATGTAGTACTTCAGAAACTATAAATAATTAATTTATAGAGATTTATTAGATAATTTTTCAATTAAAAGCTCAGATTTAAGCAAATATTACTTTCACACCACTACCCAGACTAATAAAAGCGATTTTGAACAATTCTAATCAAAACGTGTTTGGAGAATGTGACGAATGAAAGAAAAGCTGTGTTCTCAATGCAACTCAAATATGGACATGATTGATACAAATGAGCGATTTTTGGAACCTGATGAAATCTCTACCGATCAGCTAAGTGACAATTTCCCTATAGGAAAACAGTTCGTAGTCAACGTTGAGATCTATAAATGCAGTAAATGTGGGTCATATCGAGCAATAACTGAAAAAGGAGAATTTCTTGCTTCTAGTTGTGTGGAATGGACTTATCTATAGATGAAATCAAGAAATTTTCGACATCAACCTAAATGAATCACATTTAAAAAGAGGGAACTAAAACGATGTGCTTATATCTACTGGAATGTTGCTGTTTGATAGAAAATAATCTGCCTATAGACAATGAAAGACAAGGAGGCATACAAGCGGATTTCGTAAAATGGAAAGAAGAAGTATGGCACGATTGTTTTTTTCGTCAGTACAATTCACTATCGCAGGATGCTTGCAAACATCCAAATAAAGTAAATTATTGCTGCATGGAAAATTGTCCTAAGATCTCAGCTCAAGAGAGTTCCAGATATCCTTTTTAATCATCCCAACTTTTTGGTAAATACTGTATGCATTGTTCCATTTTTACAGCTAATAAATGAAGGGGGTGCGCCCCCCGTTCATTTCTTTTTCTGTGAAGCAGCTGCCATAGCCCTTGCTTTGAAATCTAGGTTGGTTTCAGTTTTGTCAGCATGGGATTGTATCCTTGATGCAGCATCTTTGGTCATGGGTGTTTTTTCTGCCATTATGTTCCTCCTAATTATTTGCCAAAATTTGTTATATTTTCAGTTTTTGGACTTTTTTTCTCCGTCTTCGGGTCTTCCATCTTTTCCCCGGCTCTGCCAATAAGCATCATTGTTGGGATTGCACTGATTGGCATGATTATCGGCATTGTCTTTACTTGACATAGATACTCCACCTCCTTATAGGTCTATAGATGTTATTTAATATTTTTAACTATTTAAATTTACATATTAAGTTAGACGGCATTAGTTTACAAACTAAAATTAAATAACTTAACAAACCTATACTTAGTGAATACTAAATCGTAGTCTAAAATCAGGCCCATGAATAGGAGGGAAAAGGTATGATAGAAGAGAAATTAACTGAAAAAGAGTGGGAAGTACTAAAATATTTCATAAAAAAGGAAAGCGAAGTGATCGAAAGCTATCTTGAATCTCAAAGATGTAATCCATCAAAGAACTTTCAATCCTTTTGCTCATACCCTGAAGATATGATAGGACAAAGAGTGATAAATGCTAGCAAACCTAAAATTATTGATAGTTGCAAAAAATTATATGAAGAAGGAATACTTGAGACAAAAGAATATAAGGCAAAAAATAACCGCAAGACTATATCCTATTCCCTGAAATCAGATATCGAGAATATCAAGGTTCTTGTAAGGTTAATAGCAAAAAAACCATCGAAAGAAGCAATTGAAATTTTGAGCTATAGGTATTTTTCATATCACATTGATGAATCCTTGATAAGGGAAATACTTTCAAATAAAGGAGTTTCAATACAAAGATGTATTCCTCTGATAGAATGGGAAAGAGATCAAGCTCAACACCTCTTAGGCATTCTTATGAACGAGAGTCACAATCTAGAACGATCAAGCATATTGTTTGATGATTCATTAAAAAAAGTCCTCATCAGATACGAAGAAGAAAATAAGAAGTACGAAGAAGAATATTTAAATCATTTAAGCAAGTTGTTCAGGCAATTCTTTGAAGATCTTGATGACCCCTCTTTAGATGTGAAAAAACTTTATTACTCCAAAGACTACTTATTATTTCAGAATTTATC encodes:
- a CDS encoding UvrD-helicase domain-containing protein encodes the protein MPLRVMQPDISGLEPGETKLLNKLRALYSTTDYDAHLDVQPIIDSLIPDFILIDPYKGVCIIEVKDWSLSFLENITPTTVTDINGQERYNPVYRARQYFNALKDLLHKEPYLLNEEKQLRFRLYSKVVFSNMNSSELEALKEVLCQPVTDCISSDQLASLSIETFFGHDSIFLDKNTISVVRGKIFPEIQVKKIQTEIWQYNKIKSADNKIVATLDYEQEKFARRIPEGHYMITGVPGSGKTVILIARAIHLLRENPNWKVLILTYNKSLNKRIKSQIESKREDLCYMGINYENLEISTFNSLAERIAEVGFVPNRDKDFYDMIPYLAFDKAQPLYDAVLIDEYQDFFDIWFKLCLKICKKHTDKNGNLTENIFLAGDRLQSIYNPKEHNWKNLGINIVGRSKLLKMSYRSGSSHIDMALNYLMLSDELRKEVEKFYEGRDGICQNFDSDNTVTFFNGYYKEINNTLLELLNSGYNPEDIIVLGPSNNGNNYLYQHLDESIKQIAEVSKDIDKNKLIITTYHSSKGLENKVCILLNIDRLDNKKLVYVGLTRASEKLYIHSKEPGDVFEELRSCYERR